From the genome of Kluyveromyces lactis strain NRRL Y-1140 chromosome F complete sequence:
TCCAGCCAACAGTGGTTCTAGGTTTCTCCAAGTACGCTCTCATAATGATTAATAGATCATCGGATAATTCATCAgaaattttcttcaaaaggtCTGCGTATTCGTAGGCAGCCTTTGGATCATGAATAGAACATGGCCCAATAACTACAACTAAACGGTCGTCCTTCCCATTCAAAATGTCACATACTTTCTCTCTAGCTTCAACGATGATCTTTTTGGCCTTTTCACCGATGGGATATTCATGTTGTAATAAGTCCGGTGGGGTCAATGGATCATATCCCTTGATTCTCCAGTCTTCTAAACTACTTCTGTCCCCAATATGATCGTTAGTGATGAACATTTTTTACTACCCTGTTTTTACCGCAATGGTGGTATCAGTGAATGTCTTCTTGCCTCTATTGCTCTTCCTTTGGCAAATGGAAAAGAGTGGATGGCTCATCGAAAAGTGTTGTGATGATGTTCcatccaattttttttttcactttttgTGCAAAGAAATCATGCCTATATACATTTCTGGAAAAATATTATGAGtaacaatttgaaaagaaaaaaaaaaatttccaGTAACGACACAGAGTTTTGCCGAACCAGAAACAAGGTACGAATATTTATCATAGTCGCAGGGTGAAGTACCGTTGCTTATACTTTAGGTGcaacaattgaaaaattttgaagtttcAGTAAAAAGTACAGGTTAAATTTGTGCAATGTAATGTGTATTTGGTTCAAAGTTGGAGTTAGTTATACTGAATACGTCGGAAAAACTGCATGGCAACGGGTACTGCCCCAGGAATAATAAGTTTTGTGTCACGTGGTATGCGAGAATTCACCATTTATATCATTTCAAGGTTTTGTATTGGCCATAGTGTCTGTTATAGACCGGGGTCATTTCAAAAGCACATTTCCTGCCATTGACCATTTTTATCATTCACGAATCAAAttcatatatatgtatgGATATAGGTTTGTATGCACAGATTAGTTTCTAGAACGTGGCTATTTCTTCCCAACATATCGAACAGTAATAATCGAAGTTCATTGCGGGATGggcaaaagaagaatagTCAATGGTATATCACTCAATTGCCCATGTTGTTCATTCATGTCAACAGTTTGCCTTTGGATCGACTAAGGACCGTTAAATACAGAAATATATTAAATTGTTCGGTGATGATATAGAATGATATAGATTACATATAATACAGGTCGCTCTAAATACTGCTTCAATTATACTATTAACGATAGATTGAACAGCAGTGTACTGTGCGGTGATACatttattttcatttttgtttgtaGTTTTGTGTTATTCAGTTTGGATCCATCTTTCAAGAGAATGTTCAAGCATTGATCTAAGGCCCGCTTAATATAGAACAGCATAACTCGAACAAGCAACAACACATTAATGCTTTACAACACGTCCCGCAACACCCACTGTCCTGTCTTGGAGGAGCTTGCTGAACGTATACCGGCTGCTGAGGCTGTTGGTAGTACATtggctgttgttgttgctgatACACTGGTTGTTGATAGTACATTGGCTGTCGATGACGGCCCATTGTTGGAATTGTATTGTTTTATGTGATTTCCTAGATCTGCTTGCCTCTTTGGTTTGCTATTGAATGGATTAGGACTCCAACCGAACCTCTTCTCGACACTAAGTCGTCTCGTCAATActacttatatatatatatatatatatatataacaTGTAGGTTACGGCTGTAATAATGTTTCAAGTTCTAATCATAGGTATTTTCGATAGCTTTTTTCgaatgtttcttttctcCTCATTCGAAAGTTCTTTCTAAGCCTTGCGCGTCTGTGCACAAATCCTGCAGAAAGACTGAACAAGTGCACATCGGCAACTTAGCAGTAAAGGCTGAAAGATGAGTTCAGAAGCGGGATTCATGGTTTATTAAAGTTAGGCTTAGTTGTACAAACAGTGTAAGTATGAAATATGACaggaaaaaggaaaaaaaaccaCTTGTTGGGTCATATTAGGGTCATATTAGGGTTAAGATACATTCGGACCCTCTGGTAATAAAATGCTGTTAAAAATAACTTACTGCGCTATCAGCTGACAATCagctattttttttgaagtaAAGTATTTTACGGTAAGTTTGAGGGAAGTTATACCCCAGAAGATAAATCAATGTCATTGACATTTGCCATATCTAGTTATATTCTGTCCAAAGTTATACATCAGATGAATCGAaagatccaaaaaaaaaacatcCATGTGTAGTACGCCTAATAATGATTGAAGTTGGCTATAGCTTGATCAAACCCTTGTTCCCATTCCCACATATATTCTCCATCACCCTTACTTTTTATATACTGTACTCTTctgaaatatttccaaGCACAGGTTCTTCCTAAGAGTGAATTGTTAAATGTCGTGAACGATTCGATGTCCTTGATTGTATTGCGAAGAGCGTCCTCAAATCTCCAGTGTTCCATCTTGTCACCACCTTTGTCAGCCCAGTAGTTTTTGTGGTCTTCAACAAGTTTATTGATTGCACCATTGTCGGGTTTCTTCCACGTCGTGGGTCTGTTTGGAATAGCGCCTTTATTGACCATAGGAATATATCCCCATTCTCCTCCATCTCCAgattcaaattgaagagTCCAGAAGAACCATCCCCAGGATGCCTGCCTCTGGAATATACTTGTCTGTGCTTGTCCATATTTCTTCACAAGATCATCTCTGTTTCCGGAAGTCTTGTCCCAGCTTTGACCATCAATGACACAGGAAAACTCAGCTACTGTGAAATCTGCCTTAGACCTGTCAAATTGCACTGAGGATGATAAATCTTgaatcaatttttcaacgtTCTTGGCCTTGTCCGAATCGCTGAAGCATCGATACACATGTGAGTCGATTATAACGTCGGTGAatagttttttttcctgAACCCAGTCAGACCACTGTTGAGGCCACCAGCCATCTGAAATAACCACCGGTAAGGTACTGTTGATAGAACGCACTTTTTCGACAGCCTTTTCATAATAagatttttgtttcttacCGCTTTCATCAAATTGAGCTTCATTGACAATTTGCAATCCGATTAAATTTACATTTGATTGTAGATCTTGCACCACAAAAGGTATAACATTATCAACGATTGATTTGACGAAACTCgattcatcaaagaaagtaGCAGAACCACAGCTTTGTTCGCCACTATGGGCATCTCCATTAGCTCCGCCTGGTAATCCATGTAAATCCAATAGAACTCCAATTTTATTCTCATTTGCCAAAGAAATCACCTTTTTCACTCTGTCCCATGGTTTCGACTTGGAATAAACGTCCTTCAAGCTATAGAACTTCTCgccatttttcaataattcaCCATTTTTGACATGCCAATATCCAACAGGCAACCTAATCGCAGTACACCCAACTGATCTTAACCAATTCCAATCTACACGATTCAAATATGAATCATAATGATCAGATAATTTTTTGGCAGTGTCATTTGAGTTGCTTGCTTTGACCTGGTTTGTGATAGcatcaaattcattacCACCACCAGCAGAAAATAGACTATGGAAGATATATTGCTCTAGTACGAACATTGATCCGAAATTAACACCATAATTAGTTCTGTTCTGATAGAAAATTCGTTCGTCTTTCAATTCACCTGGTTGAGGTAAGTCCAAGAACGTTACTTCTCTTGATTTATTCAAAACCTTCTGTTTTAGCTTATCGAACATGATTGGCTCTTTAATATTTGAATACTAAATTATGCTTCAAGACAAGCATCCGATATGTGATCCCTTCACAAAAACAAATATCTCTTGAACCGAAGTATCCGTTACATTCAATGGTCTTTATAGGTTTAACTTAACTTAACTTCAACTTCCTCTACTTTTCCAACACGCCTCATCCAAAGGTGTATAAAATTCATCAGTAGCAAAGGTTTGGCTCttttaaaagaaatatgtCATAAAATGCAAGGTACTATCCAAATAAAAGCCCtttttttaaagaaatgaaatatctgTAGGTGTTTCTATGTAAAAAGGATTCGTAAAAAAGGTCTGTCAGTTTGGAAAATACAATACTCAGCGAAGCATTTTTGGAATACGTGCATACCCCCACAGGAGATTAGGTAGTGGGACAGAGCTATTTAAATTAATCGACAAATATCTAATAGGAGGGAATTTATTTTGAATTGCAGCCCTTTAATTTAACACGATGAAACCTAGATTAATATTGCTGATCAGACATGGTGAAAGTGAATCTAATAAAGATAAGAAAGTGAATGAACACACTCCAAACCATTTGATCCCGTTAACGAAGAATGGGAGATATCAGGCCAGAATGGCCGGTAtagaaattttgaaactgTTGAATGTCGACGACGATTCGATCACCAAGGATATTGAGGCTGAAGAGGATTACGTTGAAGATAGACCACAACTGGAGCAAAACTATCAAAGGGTGAAATCCACTAAGGATACGGATCTAGTATTTTACACCTCTCCATACCGTAGAACCAGAGAAACATTGAAAGGGATCATTGAGATGATTGATAGATACAACGAATTGAATTGCGGCATAAGAGTATGCGAGGGGGAAACGTATCAACCTTTGGGAACAAGAAGATTGGCACACTGGCAATGCCCCGTGTTTCCAAGTGCAGTGTTcgaaaataatgaaagcGTAACGAATTTTAAACTAATTAACAATACTGAGACCAATCCGAGTCTTATACATGAGGAGAAACATTTCCTTCACTACCGTGTGAAGGAAGAGCCTCGGATTAGGGAACAAGATTTTGGTAATTTCCAGAAGACTGCATCGATGACCGAGGTGATGAATACAAGAGCTAATTACGgtcattttttcttcaggTTCCCTCAAGGTGAATCTGCTGCAGACGTTTACGACCGGTGTTCAGGGTTTCAGGAATCGTTATTTCGCCATTTCGAGAAAAGTGGAGGGAAAAAAAGGGACGTGGTAGCTATTGTTACACATGGTATATTCTTACGCGTGTTCTTAATGAAATGGTTTAGATGGACATACGAAGAGTTTGAATCATTAACTAACGTTCCGAACGGTAGTGTCATCGTGATggaattggatgaaaagGATGACAGATACGTATTGCGGACAACATTGCCCAAATGGTGCTGAGGGAACGAAAAAGTAAACATTATTTGTAGCATTCATATCCAAACGTAATGAATTAATAAAATAAACTGATTTTAACCACTGAGGTAATATTTATCTGGATAATTGTGAGTGCTTGAATTACCTTCTATCTCACGTGATTTGATTCTATTGGACAAAAAGGGAAAGACCCTCCTGAGAGATTAAAATAATTACCCGGATCTAAGAGATTTCACGTTAAAATATACATCTCCTTCCGAGTACTCTTAGCTTCCACTATTTTAACGGGGCTATTCATGCGTTCCGGGTAATGAGGTGTTCCCGGAGCCAAAAATCATCTTCCTTTATTTCGCATCCTATAATGACGAAATGCAAAAACACCATGCGGGCACGAAGTTGggcttcttctttttccgGCTCACAGAATAGGACGCTGCCGATTGTCAAAGTCAATCAGTGTGCTGTCTGACAACCTGATAGTTGGTTCCATGGTTTTCAGTAACATACGCATACCTCCTGCTCACTTTGACTATAGGAAACAGACCATGGTGATTTCCATTCGATAATGTTTCTAAACACTTGAACTTTCATGTATTCTTTCGAACCTTCTTCgtatttttgttttatgtatatatatatatatatatgtgtataAATTTCATAGAAAGGTTTAAAGATCAATTGATACTCGTAACCACTTCTTTATCAGTCGAATTATTGGTTTATTGGTTTTGTTTCAAGGAAAACCAAGGAACAGcatcatcaattgattaTCATTCCCCTATTTCAACTAACACACACATAACTCACATACAATCATGGCTAGAACATTCTTCATTGGTGGTAACTTCAAGATGAACGGAAGCAAGGCTTCCATCAAGGAAATCGTTGACAGATTGAATGGAGCTTCCATCCCATCTAACGTCGAAGTGGTTATCGCTCCACCAGCTATCTACTTGGACCACGCTGTTGCATTAAACAAGAGAAAGGAAGTTAAAATCTCTGCTCAAAATGCATACTCCAAGGCTTCCGGTGCTTACACTGGTGAAAACTCCGTTGAACAAATCAAGGATGTCGGTGCTGAATGGGTTATCTTGGGTCACTctgaaagaagaacttaCTTCAACGAAACTGATGAAATCGTCGCCGAAAAAACCAAATTTGCTTTGGACAGCGGTGTCAAGGTTATCCTATGTATCGGTgaaactttggaagaaaagcAACAAAACATCACTCTACAAGTCGTCCAAAGACAATTGCAAGCCGTATTGGAAAAGGTTCAAGACTGGACTAACGTAGTCGTTGCCTACGAACCAGTCTGGGCTATTGGTACCGGTTTGGCTGCTACTGCTGAAGATGCTCAAGATATCCACCACTCCATCAGAGAATTCTTGGCTGAAAAGCTATCCAGAGATGTCGCTGACTCTGTTAGAATCTTGTACGGTGGTTCTGCTAACGGTAAGAACGCTGTTACCTTCAAGGACAAGGCTGATGTCGATGGTTTCTTGGTCGGTGGTGCTTCTTTGAAGCCAGAATTCGTTGACATCATCAACTCCAGAGTTTAAATTCACTCTGAGAATTCTCCCCTTCTTATATAATGAATACGATAGTTACCTAGGATTTTAAATTTCTATGTACCAATAAACGATAATAACCTCTATCAAGCTGGTAATAGCCgtgttgaattttttctaaACAAGCACTCCGTAGTATTTGGCTTTTGGGTATATTGGCAATAAGTCGGCCCATTGTACTACAAACTCATCCGCTAGTGGATACAATATCATTCCAGTCAAACTCAAGCGGTTAGTACGAGCCAAGGACTCTACATATACGATTTTAGACGGTTGCCACAAAAATATATGGTATAATTTGAGCCAAAATGTAATAATGCAGCATGTCCCGGGCCCATTGAGTAAAGTTAAATTGGGATGGCCTCGCATGGAGGACTTTATACGATATGTGAGTACCATAGATCTGATTGCAGTTTTAATGATAGATTTTATTGAACCTGCTAGTGAACTACCCACATCACGTGCTTTATCAAAGCGGTGATATATTACCTTTGCTCGTAATGTATTTGAAACAGAGATCTGATGtatcttgttcttgaactttATTATGCTATCATCATCCGAATAACCAACATGAATCGTAACTGCACTTTCAAGAAGCATACCTTGATAGTGTTCAATTAATCTTAACATCTCACCGGTATGGCCTCCAGAACCCAAGAAAATAAATAGaaccaaattcttcattctACCCCCTACATTATCCTTGTCTTTGGTCAGAGGACCCGCTTCTCTACTACTGTGGAAAATAGGAATCACCAAGCAGATTCGTACAAGAAGCAACGTCACACTCCATATCAACAAACACCATGCAGTAGTCAGCAGCATTATACACTAAGTGATATAATTGTAGGGCTTCAAAATGCACCGTAACAATTCGACAGCGGTAACACCCGACAGACGCACAGGAAAAACACCTAAGTAAAGCAAAGGGATAGAGGTTGATGTCAGAATAATACGCCTAGTAGACTTTATCGGGTCATAACTATTTCGTTTGAGAAACGGTCATAAAccattttattttgaacCTGCAAGTAAATTCATTCATGAAGTGCTGGTAAATGATAATGGATCTAGCATTAATCAAGGTCACGTGAAATAAATTCCCCGATATGGTAATTTTATGTTGGTTTCCTCTGCTTTTACAGTCTTACCATGCGGAAAAAAGTATAATCTCCTAATTGGGAAATAGCTGGTCTCCAGAGAGATGTAGACAGAAAGGTACTGTATACGCAACAGGTTAAAGCAACGTTTTAGAGACAATGATCGTACCTGAGAGAAAACTGGTTGTTTCCTCGAGTTACAAGCATATTACCACAGCGCAAATAACCAGCCcacattttttctttgtacATCGATATCACTGGCTGGTTCTTTTTCAGGTGACAAGACGCGAAAGCCAACTTTTAAACTTTTTCACTACGCGCTCATAGTGAATGTCAGTTGGAACGTTCAGCATGAAATCTCTGATTTACGTACATCtatagaaaaaaaaatgcagCAGGATCAAGTTTTGGTGAGCTCcttcatatatatatcaacttatcattatcattcGAACTGACCCCAACGCACCCTTCTCATCGTACATTGGTTTTGATCTCTTTCTGGATAAACAGTGAAAGTTGTATCTTTTGACTACTATTGAACGGAGTGTTACAAATCATATACTATCATCATGAGCAAACCAAGAAGTCAGTTGAAGCGCAGCACTGTTATCCTAGACGACAATATGGTACGCGAATACAAACTCGCTGTTGAGAAACTTGCGCCAGTGGATCAGAGAAATAATACTAATACCAGATCAGAATCTAGTAAGTCCATCACCTCCATGATGACGATGGACTCCGTattgtcacgtgataacTCCATCATGGACTTACTTCTGGAGCAACAGACGTTAGAGGATGAGAATGAGAATGATATGGAAGTGGTTTTTCTGACAAAGGATGATACGAATGCCGATTTAGACTGGAACATTTGGGAAGCAGAAAGCTATGTTCTCACCAGAACCTCACTAGAGTTTCAAACGAAATAGATTCCGTTTGAACGTTCTCAATGCATTTTTCCAGTTTTCCTTTCACACTGATTTGTGAAATATGAGTTAAAAAACTCAAAATCACGCATAAGCAAGACTTTACTGTGTAGACCACAGCGATTCTTTGTACATTACTGCTACTAGCCAGACTCGGTCAGTGTCCCTAAATATTAACTAATAATCATAATAATCATTATAATGGCACCATTACCGTGGATAATACGGCGGtaaattctttgaattaCATAACAGCTAGTGAGAGAATTTAACGCATACGGTTTTACCTACTGATTGTAATGCCTTGTTCAAAAAAATTACCGAACAGCCCATCTTATCCGCTGCGTTAATATTAGCCAAAGAACGCAACCCTGATTATTCATCCATGGTACAAACTTGTATTCTTGCGATGAGGCGTGTCTTCACCTGTAGATAGTGTTTGTCTTCGGTAATAGAAATTTCTGGACTCACGTAGAATTTTCTATTACCCGGCCCCTGGATAATATGTCGGAACACTAATGTCAGAATAAGGTTGTAATTGATGAGCTAGTGGATGAGGAATATAGCGACACTAGGTTTTAAGGGATACTTTTGGAAGTTAATGGAGCCAATTTCTCAGGTGATATGGGGTTATAGGGGGTGGAATCGTGGCATTAAGAACTTTCTTCCACTTTCTTTGGCAGCTTATAGAAGTTTTTGCTAATGTCGGTATATTCTTACTGGGGTCCTAATCGGACTACCTGTGAAGAGTATAAATGGAGAGCATCTAGAGTAATTCAACAGGTCAATTGCAAACTGTTCTTGCTGGTATTTTAGTGCTTTCTCTCCATAAACACTCACACAACTACCAAAGAACAATTATTTGGTTTTCATTATACTAGGTTTTTACAACTACTGCGCTAAAGCTTTAAAACAAATCATTACAATACTTCAGATTAAAAATGTCTTTTAACTCACCATTTTTGGAATTCTTCGACGCTATCAACCAAGAGGTTGACCAATTTAACAGATTGTTGAATTCGAGTGGAGTTGTTGCtccaaagaaaattgaaggtAATTATCCTGCTGATTCGAGACAGGTCGCAAAACAGTCCAAGAACAATAGTAACTCATTATCAAACTGGTTCAAAGACCCATGGTTTGCTGACCTAGGTCAAAATTTGATTCCTCCTTTGGACATCTTGGATCATGAAAAGGAATACGAAGTTCATGTTAGCGTCCCAGGCatcaaggaaaagaaagatattaACTTAGAGTACCACAAGGATGCCAATGAAATCGTCATATCAGGTGAGATCCCAGACGTGACAACTGAGGAGACCAAAGATTCTGCAAAGataagagaaagaagatatgGTAAATTTAGCAGAGTTGTCAGATTACCAGATTCCCCAGGTATCGACGTTGAAAACATCAAGGCAAACTACACTAACGGTGTCTTAGTCTTGAATGTTCCAAAATTGAAACCTACTGAAGAGGATAAGGCTAAGGTCTATAAGATTGAAGTTGGCGATGAAGCTGCTAAATTGTAAGTTCGTTCCGATGAGATTTTTGACTTATGATGAATGATAACAAATATTATGATAACAGCTTTACTGAAATAAATACATCTaatgattcaagaaatgCGAATATGTTGAACGTATTTCATTTTACTTAATCTATGTGTTATTCCACTGATTAATTCACATTTATAAGTTATTGTTGTGTTCTAAGCAGTGGTGGAAGTTATCGTATCGGCTTTCttggtttttctttggttttaGGTATAAActcaattcaattcatatatacatataaCTACTGTTCTAACAACCCTTTTTATATGCTTTCACCTACCCTATTTTACTCAAGAATATGGTTACTAGAGCGGTATTTCTGCTCTGAGAGCCCTTGTCTTTCAgaaatatttatttatatgATGCTAATGAAATAGATTATGCTATTGATTGATGTCGAATATCTTTTAATCGTATGCTATCTTAGTGTTGCAATATATAAACATGCTAAGCATAGTAAATGTATACAGTACATATTTACTGAGCTCCAATTGATGATGGCATTAGATGACTTCGAAGAAAACAGTGAATGTTAATCAGTTTTCGTTACCTAATCAACTTTCACGCAAGAGTAGATTTTTCTGACAAGAATTAAACTACTCAAAAATCCGATTGCACCTGTCACTAAACAACATAGACCACTAATTAGTATGGAGTAACCCAAGTATAAAACAATCGTTGTTAAACCTCCTAATCTAAACTTGGTGAAAAGTATAGAGTGACAGAAAACATAAAATGCACAACCGCATCCTCCGATAACGAAACTTCTCCATTGCCATTTCCAATTTTCCATACATAGCGAGTGATATGTCAAAAGAACGGTGATCAATGATGTTGTTAAGGCGAGCAATatgaaggaaaagaataaaaatcCAAACATGTAATAAATTTTGTTGAACCATAGAGAAGAGTAGATGAAATATAACTCAACGGCAATTGAACCGAATGGGAATATTCCTGCGAGTAATGCCACTGGAATAGTCTTTAAGTACCATGGTTGGAATGGAATTTGTCTTGCTATTTGGTTGGTCTTTGTTGGATGTTCATTCCAATTACATTTTTTCCATGCAATGACGGATCCGATAGCCGATAAAGGAATCGAGATAACGAACCATAGTAGAACTAATACAAGCATGGTCTGGAATGGAATAGCGCCTGAGGAGTGTACAAAGattaaaaaaaagttcAATCCGAGGACCACAGTCAAAATAGATCCTGGTACCAAAAGTGGGGTGAGCACGAGGTTCAACCTCCATGCTTTtccattgaagaacttgTAAGTGGCCATAGATGTAAAGGAACCGAAAGATCCAAAAATGGCATATAGCAAAAACATGACGGTAGACAAAGAACCGCGAGAACTTGGGGACAAGAATCCGAGACACGCAAATAAGATGGTTGTCGTTAACATTAGTGCTAGTTGACCACCAGAGCCAACTAGAACAGATAGAAGTAGTGCTTTGTTTGGGGAACGGAACACATCACCGTGAATCAACTTCCAAccagtttcttcttcgaaatcGGTGTCCAAGTTTAGCTCGTTGTAACGAGCTAaatcattcttcaaagcacTATACAATGAGTGCAACATAACAGAAGACAACAAAACAACAATAGTAGAGAAGTTTATCAATGAGAACCattgaatctttggatcGTAGACGTGTAGGTATTTATCCCATCTAGTAGCCCATACTGTGTCActcttgatgaatttaaCTGAGTATGTGAAATAAACTTCATTATCCTCGGTTTCGCTTAGTACCAAAGATTTACCCGTACTTTCACAACTATCAGGGCTATCACGTTTTATAGAAGCAGGATTAACGGTAACACCGACAATACGGTAGTTGTTCTCACCTCTGTCATGgtattcaatttgaatgTCGTAGTGATTAACAAAATATGGAATTTCCGTAACTTTATCCCCTGGAGATAACACGTTTTTCTTCGCGTTTAGCTGCAACTCTAATTCATCATGCAAAGACCTAGTGTCAGGCTCGTAATCCGATAATACATCAACAAGACCCAACTCAAATCCGTTACCGTAAAAGatcttgtttgttttggtGTCCTCCATTTTTCTTGCAGCAGGTAAACCATCAATGATCCAGTTCTGGAAAAATCCattcaagatcaatttGTTAATGAATTTTGCATCTTTGCCTGGGATCACTGACTTACACAACGATTGACATTCcacatttttcaacaattgtAACTTGAACGGAGAATTATAGATTCGATCACCGAAAATAATCGATCCCAAGGACTCTGGCTgctttttcaattctgctGGTTGACAGAAATGGAACTTCTTGTAGTAATAGTCATAAGAGTACAAAAATCCTTCTTTATCACCAGTGTCATGTTGATCTGTGTCGTAATGTTTATAAAATTGAGATGGAGTCAAATGATTGACCAATAACGGTAAATCATCGCCTTCATGGTATGTAGTTGGTGCCACGCCAGGTAAATAGAACGCTTCGACTAAAAGCGATCCTATGAGCGTAGAAACCAACAAGCTTCGCCACAAGTAAGTAAACATTGTGCAGAAGAACTGTTATTTATAATTGTCTCTCTTTTCACTTCTATTAAACAAAAAGAGATATCCCACGCAGTTGATAAGCCAAAAGTCCAGTTAAACAAAAATTG
Proteins encoded in this window:
- the HSP26 gene encoding chaperone protein HSP26 (similar to uniprot|P15992 Saccharomyces cerevisiae YBR072W HSP26 Small heat shock protein with chaperone activity that is regulated by a heat induced transition from an inactive oligomeric (24-mer) complex to an active dimer induced by heat upon entry into stationary phase and during sporulation), translating into MSFNSPFLEFFDAINQEVDQFNRLLNSSGVVAPKKIEGNYPADSRQVAKQSKNNSNSLSNWFKDPWFADLGQNLIPPLDILDHEKEYEVHVSVPGIKEKKDINLEYHKDANEIVISGEIPDVTTEETKDSAKIRERRYGKFSRVVRLPDSPGIDVENIKANYTNGVLVLNVPKLKPTEEDKAKVYKIEVGDEAAKL
- the EMP70 gene encoding Emp70p (similar to uniprot|P32802 Saccharomyces cerevisiae YLR083C EMP70 Protein whose 24kDa cleavage product is found in endosome-enriched membrane fractions predicted to be a transmembrane protein); the protein is MFTYLWRSLLVSTLIGSLLVEAFYLPGVAPTTYHEGDDLPLLVNHLTPSQFYKHYDTDQHDTGDKEGFLYSYDYYYKKFHFCQPAELKKQPESLGSIIFGDRIYNSPFKLQLLKNVECQSLCKSVIPGKDAKFINKLILNGFFQNWIIDGLPAARKMEDTKTNKIFYGNGFELGLVDVLSDYEPDTRSLHDELELQLNAKKNVLSPGDKVTEIPYFVNHYDIQIEYHDRGENNYRIVGVTVNPASIKRDSPDSCESTGKSLVLSETEDNEVYFTYSVKFIKSDTVWATRWDKYLHVYDPKIQWFSLINFSTIVVLLSSVMLHSLYSALKNDLARYNELNLDTDFEEETGWKLIHGDVFRSPNKALLLSVLVGSGGQLALMLTTTILFACLGFLSPSSRGSLSTVMFLLYAIFGSFGSFTSMATYKFFNGKAWRLNLVLTPLLVPGSILTVVLGLNFFLIFVHSSGAIPFQTMLVLVLLWFVISIPLSAIGSVIAWKKCNWNEHPTKTNQIARQIPFQPWYLKTIPVALLAGIFPFGSIAVELYFIYSSLWFNKIYYMFGFLFFSFILLALTTSLITVLLTYHSLCMENWKWQWRSFVIGGCGCAFYVFCHSILFTKFRLGGLTTIVLYLGYSILISGLCCLVTGAIGFLSSLILVRKIYSCVKVD